The genomic segment TAGCCGTAGGCGTTAGTTTTGTCCCAACCTCTTTTGCCTTAGGTTGATGACTTTTCCTTATAGCTTCAAATTCCGTAATATCCGCCTTATCGAATTGAGTGACCATTGGCACTGTTGCCCAAGCTGTAGTCATGGAACGAACAGTAGCCTTCCGAATCCCAGACATCGGCTTCCGTTCAGTTTCGCCCCAGCGCTGAAAATCAGGTAGCTTGAATGCTGTTGTTGTTGATGTTGGTCCGGCTGTCGATACAGACACTGTCCCAGTTTCTGCAAATCTTCTAACATCAGCAGCGGAAATCCTACCGAGGATTCCCTTACCATCGACCAAATTAATATCTACACCGATCTCACGGGCTAAACGGCGAACTGAAGGAGCTGCAGGTATGAGTCTTTTGGGATCAGACGACAATTGTGAAATCGTAAGCTTTACCCCTGAATCATCGTGATGATCTGGAACTTGTGCTGCACTAAGGTCTGATTCAGGTTCTGTTTTTGATTTATCTTTTGCCTCTATATGCTCTGACGCTTTATCAGTTATTTCTGGCTTACTTTCAGCCTGATCATTAAGGGTAACAATGATCTGCCCAATTTTGACCTCTTGCCCCACTTCTACATGTAAAATCTCGACCACTCCGGTTGCAGTAGCTGGCATTTCCACGACGGCCTTGTCAGTTTCTAGCTCGAGAATTGGCTGATCAACCTCGACACGATCACCTAAAGAAACAAGTAAAGTTACGACGGTTCCGCTTTCAATTCCCTCGCCCACTTCGGGGAGTGTAATATCAGTTGTCACGCACCAAATCCTTTCGGCCTTTCCAAATCGCACAACAAGAAGTCACGCGCTATAGGGGTTCACTTTACCAGGATCAATCGCTAGGTCTTTGATCGCCTTAGCGACCATCGCCACATCGACCATGTCATTGTCCGTTAGAGCTTTCACTGTGGCGAGGACAATGTGCTTCGCATCAACCTCAAAGAAATCTCGCAATTCCTCACGACCTTCACTTCGACCAAGACCGTCAGTCCCTAATGAAGTAAGGGGAATCGGGAGATGGCGTGCAAGAGAATCCGGCAGGATCTTCATGTAGTCTGAAGCAGCTACCAGAACTCCTTTCGCTTCTGCTAAAGCCTCAGCCACAAAGGCCTTGCGTGGAGTTTCAGTGGGATTAAGTCGGTTCCAACGTTCTGTTTCCAGAGCGTTTTTATGCAACTCCTTGTAGCTAGTTACACTCCAAACATCAGCAGCTATATTGTACTGCTCAAGCATTTCTTGCGCTTTAAGCACTTCTTTCATGATGGCGCCCGAACCAAGTAGCTGGGCTCGCAACTCAAAATCTCTTTCTGAGGCCCGGAATCGATAGATACCCTGTAAAATCCCCAGTTCCAACTCATCGCGTCCTATCGCCTCTGGCGGAGGTGGTTGCAGATAGTTGTCATTCTCAATAGTAAGGTAATAGAAAAGATCCTCTTGAAGTTCGTACATCCTCCTAAGGCCATCCCTAATGATGACCGCCATTTCAAATGCAAAGGTTGGGTCATAAGCCATTACATTTGGGTACGCGTATGCGAGTACATGGCTGTGACCATCCTGGTGCTGAAGTCCTTCACCATTTAAAGTTGTTCGACCTGCAGTTGCGCCAAGCATGAAGCCCTTAGTACGCATGTCGCCTGCTAGCCAAATTAAGTCACCAATACGTTGAAACCCAAACATCGAATAATAGATGAAAAAGGGAACTGTGCTTACGCCATGTGTGGCGTAAGCAGTACCCGCCGCGATGAATGAAGCCATAGAACCAGCTTCAGTAATACCTTCCTCTAAGATTTGCCCGTCTTTGGATTCTCTGTAGTACAACAGATTGTCCCGATCTACCGGTTCATATAGTTGACCAACAGAAGAATAAATACCGATCTGGCGAAAAAGAGCTTCCATGCCGAAAGTACGTGCCTCATCTGGAATAATTGGAACAGCAAGTTTACCCCAAATCGGATCACGTAGTAGTTTTCGGAGAATGGATACAAACACCATCGTGGTTGAGACTTCACGACCTTCGGTCCCAATCATGAATTCCTCAAATAGTGTCCTGTCAGGCGCCTTAACGGGTTCGATTTCAACTGCACGTTGTGGGAGGAATCCTCCCAGTTGTTCGCGTCGTTCAATCAGGTAGCGGTATTCTTCGCTATCCTGATCTGGCCTAAAGAACGGGTACTGACCAATTTCATCATCAGTGATAGGAATTTTGAAACGATCGCGGAAAGCCCTTAATTCTTCCTCATTTAGTTTTTTCTGTTGATGGGTAACGTTTTTCCCTTCGGCTGATTCCCCAAGCCCATAGCCTTTGACGGTCCTAGTAAGAATTACGGTTGGTGAACCAGTATGTTCTACTGCCCTTTGGTATGCGGAATACACCTTAATTGGGTCATGACCCCCACGATTTAAACGACCAATATCATCATCGTTCCAATCCTCGATTAACTTTTTTAGCTCAGGGGTGTTGAAAAACTTTTCTCGCAACTCTGGGGCCCCAAAAGCAGCGTAGCGTTGTGATTCACCATCAACAAGCTGACCAAATCTCTTTACTAGAATCCCATCACGATCCTTAGCTAGTAATTCATCCCATTTACTGCCCCAAGGAACTTTAATAACGTTCCAACCAGCACCTCGGAAAATTCCCTCGAGCTCCTGAATTATCTGCCCGTTCCCGTGCACAGGACCATCAAGCCTCTGGAGATTGCAGTTAATGACCCATATGAGGTTATCAAGAGCCTCACGAGCAGCGAATTTTATGGCCCCTGTTGTCTCGGGTTCGTCTGTTTCTCCATCCCCGAGGAAAGCCCACACTTTCCCAGTTCCGCGTTTCTTTAGACTCCGATCTTCTAAATAACGATTAAAACGTGCCTGATAGATCGATAGGATCGGTGGCAACCCCATTGAGACAGTTGGAAACTGCCAATAATCCGGCATAAGCCAGGGGTGTGGATAACTCGACAGGCCCGGGTGTTCCTGAAGCTCCCGCCGAAAATTCCTCAAGTGCTCCTTATCAAGTCGCCGCTCCAGGTAACTACGAGCGTATATACCTGGACTAGCGTGCCCTTGAAAATATACCTGATCCCCATCAACTCCTGCTTTAGGCCCACGAAAGAAATGATTAAACCCGATTTCATAAAGCGAAGCAGCAGAAGCAAAGGTTGAAATATGACCACCTAAACCATCCGAAAACTTATTCGCTCGAACCACCATAGCCATTGCATTCCACCGGATTAACCTCATAATATTTCGTTCAATTCTTAAATCACCTGGATACTCTGGTTCCTCTTCCGGAGATATCGTATTGATGTAAGGCGTGGTAGCGGAAAACGGTATCTTCACACCAAATTGTTGTGCGCGTTCCCTAAGCCCCTCTAAAAGGTCAACTACCCTTTCAACCCCTCCGGAAGCAAGAACGTAGTCAAGCGACTCTAACCACTCACGCATCTCAATACTATTGAGTCGTTCGAGCTCAGAGGGTTCCAATTGGGAGCGATCTAGGTTCAGAATTTCGTCTAAGACATCTGTCATTTGCCCCCCTCTCTTTAACACACACCCTTGGTACTACGTCCCAAATAAAACTAGCTTCCTTCAGGCTATTGTACAACTCAATTAACAAACCTATTGGTTGCTAGGACGCGTTAACCAGGAAGTAACCATAAGTGACTTAAAACTGACTCCTGTAACTATTCTAAAGAATGCGACTACCGGAAATTAGAGGTTTTTAACCCCAACTGACCGGATACTATCGACTAACTCCAACTCGAAATCAGAGGATCTAAAGTCGAAGTCTTTACTAACATTAGCTTCCTTAATGAAGAGGTTCCGAGAAAAACCCAACTATGCTAGATAAAGATAACTCAAAATAAATTTTCCTGAGAATATTTATCTATCCTTCTACCAATTAGGGTTAGAGGCTCATCCGGTCAACAAAGCTCAGGTCCCTTCTTCCCATGAAGACAAATATTCTTCCTGCTCGGATGTAAGAATGTCAATAGCAATGCCCATTTCCTCTAGTTTGAACTGAGCAACTCGTCTGTCGATCTCCTTCGGAACCGAATGGACACCTGGTTTAAGTTCACCTGCATGCTCCACTATGTGTCGGAGAGATAGAGCTTGATTAGAAAAACTCATGTCCATGACTGCAGCTGGATGCCCCTCTGCAACCGCTAAATTGACAAGACGTCCTTCGGCGAGTAGTCGCACACGACGCCCATCAGCCAACTCGAACTCCTCAATAAATGGTCGTGGCTTACGTTTCTCGATAGCCATTTCCTCAAGTGCAGGGATGTTTATTTCAATATTGAAGTGTCCCGCGTTAGCAATCATGCAACCATCCTTCATAACCTCAAAGTGCGAGTCGTCTATAACGTGCTTGTCCCCCGTAGCAGTAACGATGAAATCTGATATAGGCGCAGCTTCGATCATAGGCATAACTCTGAAACCATCCATGTGGGCCTCCAAGGCTCGCAAGGGATCAACTTCTGTAACCACAACGTTAGCCCCCATGCCGTCGGCACGACGGGCTACTCCTCTGCTACACCACCCATACCCCACTACAGTAAAAGTCTTACCAGCAAGCAACACATTCGAAGCTCTCATCAGACTATCCAAAACACTTTGTCCGGTACCATAGCGGTTGTCGAAAAGATGTTTAGTCATAGCATCGTTCACAGCTATTACAGGGAAAGAAAGCGCTCCGGAATCTTCCATAGCGCGAAGTCGTATAACCCCAGTCGTGGTTTCCTCAGTCCCCCCCAACACATCCTTGAGCAACTCTCGGCCACCACGGTGAAGTTCAGTAACTAAGTCTGCCCCATCATCCATAGTGATTTGAGGCCCATCCCTTAGAGCTTGATTAATGTGGTCGTAATAAAGCTCTTGGGATGCTCCAAAAACGGCAAAAGTAGGTACATCCAAGTGCTCAACTAACGCAGCGACTACATCGTCCTGAGTGCTTAACGGGTTACTCGCACACAGAGAAATTTGAGCTCCCCCGGCAACAAGCACCCTCATCAAATTCGCGGTTTCAGTCGTGACATGAAGACAAGCGCTAACTTTTACGCCATGGAGAGGCCTATCAGCTTTAAACCTTTTCTCAATTCGCCGAAGTACAGGCATCTCTTGATAAGCCCAATCGATACGCTTCATACCTTCATCAGCCAAAGAGACGTCGTTCAAGTCCCCATTCAATAACTTACCCATTAACCGAGCCTCCTCAAAGATTCTCATAGTAACCCCGCAGGCCGAGGAAAGCCCAGTTTCACTGACCCAAGCCTCTACAGTACAATAGGGAACAGTAAACTAAAAGACAGCTCCACTGTATGCAATATGCAAGGCAATCGATACTTGCCAGAGCGTGCTGTAATCGGAAAGAGGCTTGATGAATAGATCATTTAGAGGCGTAATTACGTCACTTGTTATTGGGTCAGTTATATCAGTCTCTGCTCAAAAACAAGAAACCTCGTTCCTTGGCATAGATTTTAGCACCCATAACATCCCTCTTGAAGAGGTAATCCGTGGGAATCCACAGCCTAATGGGATACCGTCAATAGGCCACGAGGGTGATTGGCTGGATTGGACATCACCGACTTCACCACCAGAGTTTATTTCGCAAGAGGAAGCTTCTCTGTGGCTCGACGAACAGGAACCAGTTATCTCAATAATGTTGAACGGTGAAGCTAAAGCTTACCCGCTCCAAATCCTCACCTATCACGAAATTGTAAACGATTCTATTGGCGGCATACCAATAGCCATTACCTTCTGCCCATTATGCAATAGCGCCATCGCATTCGATCGGCGCATACTCCTGACAGAAGAACATCGCACACTACAACTCCAGAATAACGATCAACTCATCTTTTCGGACCTTGATGACACGCTAATTGAGGCTTATGCCTTTCAGAACAGCCATCTCCCTCAATTCGTAACAGCCCTCGAAGTCACGTTTGGCACTTCAGGCCTGCTATATAACTCCAATCTTTTAATGTTCGACTCAAAATCTAGTACACTTTGGTCTCAGATTATGGGAAGAGCGAATATCGGGATATTAACTGATGCCAGACTCTTGAAATATCCGGCTCAGATAATTAGCTTCGATGAGTTCCAAACTTCCTATCCAAACGCGTTGGTTCTGTCACGAGAAACAGGTTTTAACCGACCTTATGGCAACAATCCCTATCCAGGTTACGATCACATCTCTTCGCCAGCCTTCTTATTCAGGGGACCAACTGACAACCGTCTTTTAGCCAAAGAACGCGTTGTAAGCATTGGCCTCAAAGAAGACAGCGTTGCTTTCCCTTGGAATTTGTTAAGAGAAGTCCATGTCGTCAACCACTACGTGGCTGATACACGGATAACTGTCTTCTGGAAAGATGGTACAACCAGCGCATTGGACACCACAAAGATTGGTAATGGTAAACCAATTGGTGCAGTTGGCGTTTACAATAGAAATGTCGATGAGACGGTGTTAACTTTTCGGTGGGATGGGGCCAACTTTCGCGATATCGAGACCAACTCGAAATGGGCCCTTACAGGTCAAGCTATCGAAGGTGCTCTCCAGGGAAGACAGCTAGAACCAATCAGCCACGACAACACCCTCTGGTTTGCTTGGGCAGCGTTCAAACCTGAGACTAGGATCTACCAACTGGACGTCGAATAACTCCTTGCAAACCTAAGGGGAATGGTTAAACACTAATCGACCAAGAAAAACCCCAAGAATCAATAATGGGAGGGTCAACACCAACTCAAGTGGATCCAAGGTAATAGAAGGACTAAGGTTCTTAGCTACCGTAACTCCAACAGCTAGTAGACCCCCAAATAATATCGAGAGCAAAGCGGCATTATCAATATCGCGACGCTTTAGCCAAAGCAGCATAAAATACCCGAACAGCAAGAAAAAGGCGGCACCCAGCACGCTGTTTATGGTTGTGGTTGGCTCAGGAGAAGCTACAACAGCCTGCATTATGATGAAAACTACAGTAAGTCCCATTAAAACACCAGAAAAGCGCCCCGGTAATTTACCTTTCCTCTCAGCCCGAGGTGTTACGAGATCAGACCCTTCCTCCCCCCGCTTACGGCGAGATTTCTGTCTTCGTTGGCGAATAGAACTCAGTCTCTCTCGCCTGGCCATCCGACGCTTTTCCTTCTCACGATCGGTTTTCTTATCTTGCTTACTCTGGACGCGCCGAAGCTGCCTATTCATGCTGTCAGCATAACAGGTGTAGATGGGATCTAGGAATCGCTCTGGGTCTACTAAGTCTCCGGGGGAAGCTAGGCTTTAATCATGACCTGACTGGTAATAAACAATTCGAAAGACAAAAGTGTTAAACCGGTGACTGCGAATACACTGCGACGGCTGAGGTGCCTACTCCCTATTAAATTACACAGTAAACCGTTGCCCAGAGCATTTTTGGACTAACGTCGTTTAGCTAAACCCAATTCAAGTGATACGGAGGAGGTTCACAGTGTTTTCTTTCCCGTCTGCGTATACTAATTCACGTGAGTAAAATAATTGTCATTGGAGCTGGATTTGGTGGTTTAGCTACAGCAGTCCGCCTTGCATGCAAAGGCCATCAAATTACCCTTCTGGAAAAGCGTGAGAAACTAGGTGGTCGAGCTTACGTTTACGAAATGGATGGCTTTAGATTTGATGGCGGGCCCACGATTATCACGGCACCGTGGATGTTCGACGAACTATTTTTGATGGCAGGTAAGCGTCGAGAAGATTACGTAGAATTCGTAAAATGCGATCCGTTCTATCGTATTTTTGATAGCAATGGACAATCATTTGATTATAACGACCGGGAGGAGTTCATTTTATCCGAAATTGACCGTTTCCGGCCTAGTGACAAGAGAGGCTATCAACGGTTTGTAGAGTCTGCCCGCGCCATCTTTAATAAGGGCTTTGTTGAATTGGCTGATAAACCCTTCTTAACGTTGGGAGATATGCTCCGGGTGGCACCCGACCTGATCCGACTACGTTCCTACCTGAGCGTCTACAAGTATGTTTCTCAATTTATCAAACACGACTTTTTACGCCAAGTTTTCTCCTTTCATCCGCTTTTAGTTGGTGGCAATCCATTTGATACAACCTCAATTTACGCCATGATCCACTACCTTGAACGTGAATGGGGAGTTTGGTATTCCATGGGAGGAACAGGTGCCCTGGTTGATGCCCTCGCCAAACTCCTAGAGGAGCTTGGCGTAAATATCCGACTCCAATCGGAGGTAAAAGACATAATCGTGGACTCAAGTTCACGTAAAGCCAAGGGCGTAAAGCTCACAGACGACACGATGATTTCGGCTGATGCTGTGGTATGCAATGCTGACGTGGGCAACACCTATCTTCAAATGATTAAATCCAACCATCGCCGTAAATACACTGATCGACGTGTTAAGAGAATGCGCTATTCTATGAGCCTGTTTGTTATTTATTTTGGAACTAAACAACGTTACGCCGAACACGGCCTTAAACACCACAACATTATCTTAGGCCCTCGTTACGAGGGCCTCCTGAAAGACATTTTCCACAACAAGGGGAAATTAGCTAGAGATTTCAGTCTCTATCTTCATATGCCTACCTATACTGACCCATCCTTGGCACCTGCGGGTCATGAATCATTTTATGTTCTTTCTCCTGTGCCAAATCTTAAAAGCGGTATCAATTGGCATGAAG from the Trueperaceae bacterium genome contains:
- a CDS encoding branched-chain alpha-keto acid dehydrogenase subunit E2, yielding MTTDITLPEVGEGIESGTVVTLLVSLGDRVEVDQPILELETDKAVVEMPATATGVVEILHVEVGQEVKIGQIIVTLNDQAESKPEITDKASEHIEAKDKSKTEPESDLSAAQVPDHHDDSGVKLTISQLSSDPKRLIPAAPSVRRLAREIGVDINLVDGKGILGRISAADVRRFAETGTVSVSTAGPTSTTTAFKLPDFQRWGETERKPMSGIRKATVRSMTTAWATVPMVTQFDKADITEFEAIRKSHQPKAKEVGTKLTPTAMLIKVVASALCRFPDFNASIDIGAEEVVYKSYVNVGVAVDTDNGLLVPIIKNADTKNVIDLSKELGELAERARTRKLSLEEMQGGNFTVSNLGGIGGTGFTPIVNPPDVAILGISRGVYEPVYNIKTNDFSPRLIMPMALTYDHRLIDGASAARFLRWVCEAIEEPFLLALEG
- the aceE gene encoding pyruvate dehydrogenase (acetyl-transferring), homodimeric type, yielding MTDVLDEILNLDRSQLEPSELERLNSIEMREWLESLDYVLASGGVERVVDLLEGLRERAQQFGVKIPFSATTPYINTISPEEEPEYPGDLRIERNIMRLIRWNAMAMVVRANKFSDGLGGHISTFASAASLYEIGFNHFFRGPKAGVDGDQVYFQGHASPGIYARSYLERRLDKEHLRNFRRELQEHPGLSSYPHPWLMPDYWQFPTVSMGLPPILSIYQARFNRYLEDRSLKKRGTGKVWAFLGDGETDEPETTGAIKFAAREALDNLIWVINCNLQRLDGPVHGNGQIIQELEGIFRGAGWNVIKVPWGSKWDELLAKDRDGILVKRFGQLVDGESQRYAAFGAPELREKFFNTPELKKLIEDWNDDDIGRLNRGGHDPIKVYSAYQRAVEHTGSPTVILTRTVKGYGLGESAEGKNVTHQQKKLNEEELRAFRDRFKIPITDDEIGQYPFFRPDQDSEEYRYLIERREQLGGFLPQRAVEIEPVKAPDRTLFEEFMIGTEGREVSTTMVFVSILRKLLRDPIWGKLAVPIIPDEARTFGMEALFRQIGIYSSVGQLYEPVDRDNLLYYRESKDGQILEEGITEAGSMASFIAAGTAYATHGVSTVPFFIYYSMFGFQRIGDLIWLAGDMRTKGFMLGATAGRTTLNGEGLQHQDGHSHVLAYAYPNVMAYDPTFAFEMAVIIRDGLRRMYELQEDLFYYLTIENDNYLQPPPPEAIGRDELELGILQGIYRFRASERDFELRAQLLGSGAIMKEVLKAQEMLEQYNIAADVWSVTSYKELHKNALETERWNRLNPTETPRKAFVAEALAEAKGVLVAASDYMKILPDSLARHLPIPLTSLGTDGLGRSEGREELRDFFEVDAKHIVLATVKALTDNDMVDVAMVAKAIKDLAIDPGKVNPYSA
- a CDS encoding adenosylhomocysteinase; amino-acid sequence: MGKLLNGDLNDVSLADEGMKRIDWAYQEMPVLRRIEKRFKADRPLHGVKVSACLHVTTETANLMRVLVAGGAQISLCASNPLSTQDDVVAALVEHLDVPTFAVFGASQELYYDHINQALRDGPQITMDDGADLVTELHRGGRELLKDVLGGTEETTTGVIRLRAMEDSGALSFPVIAVNDAMTKHLFDNRYGTGQSVLDSLMRASNVLLAGKTFTVVGYGWCSRGVARRADGMGANVVVTEVDPLRALEAHMDGFRVMPMIEAAPISDFIVTATGDKHVIDDSHFEVMKDGCMIANAGHFNIEINIPALEEMAIEKRKPRPFIEEFELADGRRVRLLAEGRLVNLAVAEGHPAAVMDMSFSNQALSLRHIVEHAGELKPGVHSVPKEIDRRVAQFKLEEMGIAIDILTSEQEEYLSSWEEGT
- a CDS encoding phytoene dehydrogenase, whose amino-acid sequence is MSKIIVIGAGFGGLATAVRLACKGHQITLLEKREKLGGRAYVYEMDGFRFDGGPTIITAPWMFDELFLMAGKRREDYVEFVKCDPFYRIFDSNGQSFDYNDREEFILSEIDRFRPSDKRGYQRFVESARAIFNKGFVELADKPFLTLGDMLRVAPDLIRLRSYLSVYKYVSQFIKHDFLRQVFSFHPLLVGGNPFDTTSIYAMIHYLEREWGVWYSMGGTGALVDALAKLLEELGVNIRLQSEVKDIIVDSSSRKAKGVKLTDDTMISADAVVCNADVGNTYLQMIKSNHRRKYTDRRVKRMRYSMSLFVIYFGTKQRYAEHGLKHHNIILGPRYEGLLKDIFHNKGKLARDFSLYLHMPTYTDPSLAPAGHESFYVLSPVPNLKSGINWHEAAGPYRNAIMSFLEDNYLPGLQENLVVEHTIDPLHFEDTLNSYQGSAFSIEPILTQSAWFRPHNRSEELDNLYLVGAGTHPGAGLPGVLSSAKIASDLIGPMS